One region of Methanobrevibacter sp. genomic DNA includes:
- a CDS encoding 50S ribosomal protein L32e, with protein MANKRFKRQEYARYKKLGIKWRRPRGKTSKMRRYEAGKPDMPAIGYRTPRAIRDLHPSGYNDVLVHNMQELEDLDPATDAARISASIGKRKKAMMLEKASELGIKVLNK; from the coding sequence ATGGCTAATAAAAGATTTAAAAGACAAGAATATGCTCGTTATAAAAAACTTGGAATCAAATGGAGACGCCCTAGAGGTAAAACCAGTAAAATGAGAAGATATGAAGCAGGTAAACCTGACATGCCAGCTATTGGTTACAGAACCCCTAGAGCTATAAGGGACTTACACCCTTCAGGGTATAATGACGTTCTTGTTCACAATATGCAAGAGTTAGAAGACTTAGACCCAGCAACTGATGCTGCAAGAATAAGCGCTTCTATCGGTAAAAGGAAAAAAGCTATGATGTTAGAAAAAGCATCTGAGCTCGGAATTAAAGTATTAAACAAATAA